Within the Flavobacterium sp. 9R genome, the region TGGCAATTGCTTTGTCAAATTCAGCGCGGTAAAGGTCACAATTATCAAAAATACTTTCGGTTAAGTCAGTTGCCATAAAATCTACGGCAAGTAAACTACAAGTATTGAATGTGGTGCCTTTTAGTTTTAAAGTATAAAACTTTGAAAAGTCTAATACACAATGTTGAAAATGTACTTCAAAAATTAATTTATTGCACATTGCAAAATTAACCTCTCTGATTTGACAATGGTTAAAAGTAACGGTTCGTAACGCCACGTGATTGATGTGTGCTCCATTAAAATTACACTTTGTAAACACACAATCAATAAAGGTAACATCCATAAAATTACAAGCCGTAAAATCACAATTTTCAAACGTGCAACATTCGAATTCATTGTGATTTAATTCGTCTCTGTTATAAATGATTTTTTGGTAATGTTGGTCTAGATTGTAGTTTGGCATGCGCAAAGGAAGTGTTTTAAAGCAAAAAACGCAATTATCAAGAGACAATTGCGTTTTTTAGTGACCCCTACAGGACAAATTTCAAATCATTTTATGGAAGATTTGAAGATATTGGCTTATTATATGTAGGGTCTGTCTTTGAATGGTACCAATAATTTGGTTTGGACGTCCTGTTGGGGATTGATATTTTTTGGATCATATGAGAATGAGTATTTGAAAAAAAAAATACAACTTTAATTTTTTTATTACTTTTTCAAATATCCCATTATAAAGAATCAAAATGTGCATAATTTAAAATAGTCCTATCATGTCTTGCATTAGAGACTAAAAGCTGGACAAATGATTTAACTATTTACAGTTTCAAAAGTTAGAGATTACCCAGATGCAACTTAACGGTGAGATATTATAATTTCGATTCATCCTTACCATGGAAACGAAGCTTTATTTAATTTTCGTGTTTTTTGTGTCTAATTC harbors:
- a CDS encoding pentapeptide repeat-containing protein, with product MPNYNLDQHYQKIIYNRDELNHNEFECCTFENCDFTACNFMDVTFIDCVFTKCNFNGAHINHVALRTVTFNHCQIREVNFAMCNKLIFEVHFQHCVLDFSKFYTLKLKGTTFNTCSLLAVDFMATDLTESIFDNCDLYRAEFDKAIANKANFKTSYNYTIDPSKTKLKKAIFSLNEVKGLLYKHEIVVD